One window of Flexistipes sp. genomic DNA carries:
- a CDS encoding LysM peptidoglycan-binding domain-containing protein yields the protein MKILKYLSLVALVVSFAFACAKAPVKMYDDTKAALNVAEQSNAKECATEEYNAAMEELKAAEEQMEEAKDHTFKGKYYDAAEKRLKAAQEKAAEAERVAKAMSKKNDRAAAELEELGKELDAIEADAQKYNVGNYDELEAKYEEAQENIDDCEPGKANALIDEIKAGLQDAKEEIAAAKAEEMKESMAAEEETTKESSGVEKYTVVKGDTLWDISDRKYMNPFMWPLIYWANKDEIKDPDLIFPGQIFNINKDYYYSEKEEAINFAKTRGPWSLFDGK from the coding sequence ATGAAAATTTTGAAATATTTGAGCTTAGTTGCTCTGGTTGTTTCATTTGCTTTCGCATGTGCAAAAGCTCCGGTAAAGATGTATGACGACACAAAAGCTGCGCTAAATGTTGCAGAACAGAGTAATGCCAAAGAGTGTGCCACAGAAGAGTATAATGCAGCCATGGAAGAACTTAAAGCTGCTGAAGAGCAGATGGAAGAAGCCAAAGATCATACTTTCAAAGGCAAGTATTACGATGCTGCTGAAAAAAGGCTGAAAGCTGCACAGGAAAAAGCTGCAGAAGCTGAAAGAGTGGCAAAGGCTATGTCCAAAAAGAACGATAGGGCAGCAGCCGAGCTTGAGGAATTAGGCAAAGAGCTTGATGCTATTGAAGCGGATGCACAAAAATATAACGTTGGAAATTATGATGAACTTGAGGCAAAATACGAAGAGGCTCAGGAAAATATTGACGATTGTGAACCGGGCAAGGCTAACGCTTTGATCGATGAAATTAAAGCAGGGCTGCAGGATGCCAAAGAAGAGATTGCAGCTGCAAAAGCTGAGGAAATGAAAGAAAGTATGGCGGCGGAAGAGGAAACTACTAAAGAATCCTCAGGTGTAGAAAAATATACTGTTGTTAAAGGTGATACACTTTGGGATATTTCCGACAGAAAATACATGAACCCCTTTATGTGGCCTCTTATATACTGGGCTAATAAAGATGAAATCAAAGATCCTGATCTGATATTTCCCGGACAGATCTTTAACATCAATAAAGATTATTACTATAGTGAAAAAGAAGAAGCCATTAATTTCGCTAAGACTAGAGGACCTTGGTCACTCTTTGACGGAAAATAA
- a CDS encoding ClpXP protease specificity-enhancing factor SspB, translated as MSKFKKQVLELLFDFYDKFYMHVVPAGDIRIGERGFIGNESEHGLVLVFSASSYKNLRWDDHALYADMRFSGKWESLVIPFQSIVTVFDDPGKPDFVFKFSMYTEKESDGKNKDKQKSADKSRVKSSNGKIVKVDFSRKDD; from the coding sequence ATGAGTAAATTTAAGAAACAGGTTCTGGAATTACTTTTTGATTTTTACGATAAATTTTATATGCATGTTGTTCCTGCCGGCGATATACGTATAGGTGAAAGAGGCTTTATAGGTAATGAGAGTGAGCATGGTCTTGTGCTTGTTTTCAGTGCTTCATCGTATAAAAACCTGAGATGGGATGATCATGCCCTTTATGCAGATATGCGTTTTTCGGGCAAATGGGAGTCACTTGTTATCCCCTTTCAATCGATTGTTACTGTTTTTGACGACCCCGGTAAACCGGATTTTGTTTTTAAATTTTCGATGTATACAGAAAAAGAGTCCGACGGTAAGAATAAAGATAAACAAAAATCTGCTGATAAATCCAGGGTGAAGTCTTCAAACGGGAAAATCGTTAAGGTTGATTTTTCCAGAAAGGATGACTAA